A section of the Canis lupus baileyi chromosome 5, mCanLup2.hap1, whole genome shotgun sequence genome encodes:
- the ZMAT2 gene encoding zinc finger matrin-type protein 2 isoform X2 yields the protein MASGSGTKNLDFRRKWDKDEYEKLAEKRLTEEREKKDGKPVQPVKRELLRHRDYKVDLESKLGKTIVITKTTPQSEMGGYYCNVCDCVVKDSINFLDHINGKKHQRNLGMSMRVERSTLDQVKKRFEVNKKKMEEKQKDYDFEERMKELREEEEKAKAYKKEKQKEKKRRAEEDLTFEEDDEMAAVMGFSGFGSTKKSY from the exons ATGGCGTCGGGCAGCGGG ACAAAAAACTTGGACTTTCGCCGAAAGTGGGACAAAGATGAATATGAGAAGCTCGCCGAGAAGAGGCTCacggaagagagagaaaagaaggatg GAAAACCAGTACAGCCAGTCAAACGGGAGCTTCTCCGGCATAGGGACTATAAAGTGGACCTGGAATCCAAGCTTGGGAAGACAATTGTCATTACCAAGACCACGCCACAATCTGAGATGGGAGG GTATTACTGCAATGTCTGTGATTGTGTGGTGAAGGACTCCATCAACTTCCTGGATCACATTAATGGAAAGAAAC ATCAGCGAAATCTGGGCATGTCTATGCGTGTGGAACGTTCCACCTTGGATCAGGTGAAGAAACGTTTTGAAGTCAACAAGAAGAAGAtggaagagaaacagaaggatTATGATTTTGAGGAAAGGATGAAAGAGCTCAGAGAAGAG GAGGAAAAGGCCAAAGCCtacaagaaagagaaacagaaggagaagaaaaggagggcTGAGGAGGACTTGACATTTGAGGAGGATGATGAGATGGCAGCTGTGATGGGCTTCTCTGGCTTTGGTTCCACCAAGAAGAGTTACTGA
- the ZMAT2 gene encoding zinc finger matrin-type protein 2 isoform X1, with amino-acid sequence MVRVQEPPRRVLAQGLWNRGELLGWGPEATSAFWCGVESLRSRQTKNLDFRRKWDKDEYEKLAEKRLTEEREKKDGKPVQPVKRELLRHRDYKVDLESKLGKTIVITKTTPQSEMGGYYCNVCDCVVKDSINFLDHINGKKHQRNLGMSMRVERSTLDQVKKRFEVNKKKMEEKQKDYDFEERMKELREEEEKAKAYKKEKQKEKKRRAEEDLTFEEDDEMAAVMGFSGFGSTKKSY; translated from the exons ATGGTCCGAGTTCAAGAGCCTCCTCGTAGGGTCCTGGCACAGGGTCTGTGGAATCGCGGAGAACTCTTGGGTTGGGGTCCTGAGGCCACCTCAGCCTTCTGGTGCGGTGTGGAGAGTCTTCGCTCTCGACAG ACAAAAAACTTGGACTTTCGCCGAAAGTGGGACAAAGATGAATATGAGAAGCTCGCCGAGAAGAGGCTCacggaagagagagaaaagaaggatg GAAAACCAGTACAGCCAGTCAAACGGGAGCTTCTCCGGCATAGGGACTATAAAGTGGACCTGGAATCCAAGCTTGGGAAGACAATTGTCATTACCAAGACCACGCCACAATCTGAGATGGGAGG GTATTACTGCAATGTCTGTGATTGTGTGGTGAAGGACTCCATCAACTTCCTGGATCACATTAATGGAAAGAAAC ATCAGCGAAATCTGGGCATGTCTATGCGTGTGGAACGTTCCACCTTGGATCAGGTGAAGAAACGTTTTGAAGTCAACAAGAAGAAGAtggaagagaaacagaaggatTATGATTTTGAGGAAAGGATGAAAGAGCTCAGAGAAGAG GAGGAAAAGGCCAAAGCCtacaagaaagagaaacagaaggagaagaaaaggagggcTGAGGAGGACTTGACATTTGAGGAGGATGATGAGATGGCAGCTGTGATGGGCTTCTCTGGCTTTGGTTCCACCAAGAAGAGTTACTGA